A genomic region of Rhodohalobacter sp. 614A contains the following coding sequences:
- a CDS encoding glycosyltransferase family 4 protein, whose protein sequence is MKILSISPFLQGATVNPFFGGKCVISLKLTNALVEAGHEVFILPWEDEKIWEETKFQISNDVSYATALPTMFVPSLTSLSKDILKSFKNKKALKNPQKHIWEFVRDSLYDRELFLKKAMKAVKPDLVHVHYTYSNAANLYRKQKHSAPLLLTHHSKGLTDNISLYDYVVFVSKSQYEEACSLQPELENKGRYIHNCIDQQYFRPAEPSESNTIVFLGRLKPQKGPHILLEAFNVDSKMDQYNLSVIGSGDDELEYKTFVKSNNLKNVHFLGRLSAEENTEVMEKAGLFVAPSKAEGFALMYIEALCMGLPVIGFPPNIREHNELLGMKVGLEFDANNDSPENLAKLIHEAMNSELTDIEYRRKIMKKAREEYSFDRFKQRYLDVYENLLN, encoded by the coding sequence ATGAAAATTCTGAGTATTTCGCCATTCCTCCAGGGAGCTACCGTTAATCCCTTTTTTGGTGGAAAATGTGTCATCTCACTCAAACTGACAAATGCTCTTGTTGAAGCTGGTCATGAAGTATTTATTCTGCCTTGGGAAGATGAAAAAATTTGGGAGGAGACGAAGTTCCAAATTTCAAATGATGTCTCTTATGCCACGGCGCTTCCCACAATGTTTGTTCCGAGTTTGACCAGCCTTTCAAAAGACATTTTAAAATCGTTTAAAAACAAAAAAGCTCTTAAGAATCCTCAAAAGCATATTTGGGAATTCGTGAGGGATTCTCTATATGACAGAGAGCTTTTTTTAAAAAAGGCAATGAAGGCCGTTAAACCGGATCTCGTTCACGTTCATTACACCTATTCTAACGCAGCAAATTTATATCGCAAACAGAAGCATTCAGCTCCGCTCCTTCTGACCCATCATTCAAAAGGTCTTACTGATAATATTTCACTGTATGATTACGTGGTTTTTGTAAGCAAATCACAATATGAAGAAGCCTGTTCACTTCAACCGGAACTGGAGAATAAAGGCAGGTACATCCACAATTGTATAGATCAGCAGTATTTTCGTCCGGCGGAACCGAGTGAATCGAATACCATCGTTTTTCTTGGGCGATTGAAACCTCAAAAAGGTCCTCATATTTTATTAGAAGCGTTCAATGTGGATAGCAAAATGGATCAATATAACCTGTCGGTAATTGGTTCGGGTGATGATGAACTGGAATACAAGACTTTTGTAAAATCCAACAATCTTAAGAATGTTCATTTTCTGGGAAGACTTTCAGCCGAAGAAAATACGGAAGTGATGGAAAAAGCGGGCCTGTTTGTAGCACCCAGTAAAGCAGAAGGGTTCGCTCTCATGTATATTGAAGCACTTTGTATGGGCTTGCCGGTCATTGGATTTCCACCAAACATCCGGGAGCACAATGAACTATTAGGCATGAAAGTAGGTTTAGAATTCGATGCTAATAACGATTCTCCCGAAAACCTCGCCAAACTGATTCACGAGGCTATGAACAGTGAATTGACAGATATTGAATATCGTAGAAAGATTATGAAAAAGGCCCGGGAAGAATATTCATTCGACAGGTTTAAACAACGATATCTTGATGTCTATGAAAATCTTTTGAACTAA
- a CDS encoding glycosyltransferase family 4 protein has protein sequence MRILSITPFLRGAPIHPESGGKSAASLKITNALIQGGHEVFVLPWSKEYIWKETKFLTSNDASSATALPTLFFPRLTNLGKNLFRSFFTKKAIKKPKHHIWDYIRNSLYDKNIFLRKAMKRVKPDIVHIHYTHSDAIDYYSKLNSSVPVILTHHSNGIFDKLNLYDYTVFVCKHQHDLALDKYPEIKDKSCYIHNSVNETYFKPSQVKKTNRILFLSRFRPEKGLQNLLDAFAEDKRLDDYELLIIGEGKLEEQYKAFARKNNLDNVQFLGRLSKQQNAELMEQSSLFVVPSHGEGFALTYIEALCMGLPVIGYPPNVREHNEIFDMEAGYEFDANKKSPQHLAELIHKAMNSNLTDVEHRQKLKKVARDYFSFERFKDNYLKMYQKVLEMSV, from the coding sequence ATGCGAATTCTTAGTATCACACCCTTTCTGCGTGGCGCTCCTATTCATCCTGAATCCGGTGGTAAAAGTGCTGCTTCTCTAAAAATTACAAATGCGTTAATTCAAGGAGGCCATGAAGTTTTTGTCTTACCCTGGAGCAAGGAGTACATCTGGAAAGAGACGAAATTTTTAACTTCCAACGACGCCTCTAGTGCCACGGCATTACCAACTCTTTTCTTTCCAAGATTAACAAACCTTGGGAAAAACCTCTTTCGCTCTTTCTTTACAAAAAAAGCTATAAAAAAGCCTAAGCATCATATTTGGGACTACATCAGAAATTCCCTTTATGATAAAAATATCTTCTTGCGAAAAGCGATGAAACGTGTGAAACCTGATATTGTTCACATACACTATACTCACTCCGACGCAATTGATTATTATTCCAAGCTCAACTCATCAGTTCCGGTAATCCTGACTCATCATTCTAATGGCATTTTCGATAAGCTGAATCTTTATGATTACACTGTTTTTGTATGTAAACATCAACACGATTTAGCACTGGACAAATATCCGGAAATAAAGGATAAGAGCTGTTACATCCATAATTCAGTCAACGAAACGTATTTTAAGCCATCCCAGGTTAAGAAAACCAATAGGATTCTTTTCCTGAGCAGGTTTCGCCCCGAAAAAGGACTTCAAAATTTATTGGATGCTTTTGCAGAAGATAAAAGACTGGACGATTATGAATTGTTGATTATAGGAGAAGGCAAACTGGAAGAACAGTACAAGGCTTTTGCCAGAAAAAATAATCTTGATAATGTTCAATTTTTAGGACGTTTATCAAAGCAACAAAATGCTGAATTGATGGAGCAATCCAGTCTTTTTGTGGTTCCAAGCCATGGCGAGGGGTTTGCCCTGACTTATATTGAAGCATTGTGCATGGGACTCCCCGTAATCGGATATCCGCCAAATGTTCGTGAGCATAATGAAATTTTCGATATGGAAGCGGGATATGAATTTGATGCAAACAAAAAATCACCCCAACATCTTGCCGAATTAATCCACAAGGCCATGAACAGCAATCTAACGGATGTAGAACACCGGCAAAAACTTAAGAAGGTTGCCCGGGATTACTTCTCATTTGAAAGATTTAAAGATAACTATTTAAAAATGTATCAGAAAGTTTTGGAAATGTCTGTCTGA